Below is a window of Electrophorus electricus isolate fEleEle1 chromosome 1, fEleEle1.pri, whole genome shotgun sequence DNA.
tacaaaatataattacagttttttAATCTATGCTTTATTCACTCTTATTgaatttccttctttttctggGTTATTCAGTAATATACACCAGCCTAGATTTAGTTTAACAGTGTAAGATCTAGTATGGCGGATTATACTGAGACAAAATACAGCACGGTGGCTCACTGGACATCGGCATTTCGGGAGACTCACATTTAGACACAACTTTACACTTCATTACCTAAATGctgtaacaaaaatgtaatcatCTACGTTATGTCTACATGGCATAATTATTAGTACATATTTTAAAGCAGCCTCTGGTAGAACTCCTGGCACttaacatttatctgacacttttatccaaagcaacttacatttatgactgagtacatcttgaacaattgagggtgaAAGGCTTTGCTCgggggcccaatagtggcaactcggcagtggtggggcttgaaccagcaacaagTCAAGTAcgttaaccactgagctaccacttaaTCATGTTTCCATCTCTAGAATGCTTTTTGTTtgataatttaaaatatttattgtttgtgcTCATTAATGTTTCAAGTCCCATTTCTGTTTTAGGGTTATGATTATTATAGTTTGCAATCTAAATTAGTTTGCAATCAATCAGCAGACTGGTACGTCTTTTTATACCATTTGATGCTCTAACGTTAAATTAACgaactgcttttttttcccacagagAACAGTTTCACAGAAAGATCCCTTAGCCTGCAAAATCAATTTACCTTACATGCATCCTTTACAACATCAGTAAACCAGTGGCCGTAAACGTAGCATGCGCAATTGCAATCCTACTTTCCCACAGAATTCTCCAGAAGCATTATCGGGGTGACCTCTAGTGGCCAATGTGTATTACAACAGCAAAAAGAGGAAATAAGTTCAAGAACTTGAACAAAGTTGTAGCCTCGTGACTGCTGTATTCTTTTGGTTAGAGAGACAACATTTCTGGACTAAAGATTTATAGACTAATAAAATTTTAAAGACTAAAGAATAAAGACTAATAAATGCTTaaaagaaatgataaaaaaatCACGTAATCATATAAATTGCATATGATGTAAGAATGgccattttaacatttttaaagaatcCCAACGGTCTCATTATTCAGATTTAATTAGAATAATATTTGCTGACAGAACTATTAACATTGCCTAAATTATCTCTTAAATTCAGACATAATTTCGTTTTGTAATTGTTCATTTCAGAATCAGTGTTCATTTGGGACTAATTGCGTATGAACGTAAGACCTTATGACAAttcaaatattataaatatttaaatttgactttatttaacataaatgtCAAGTAGAATATACCCGATTATAAACTTGCTGTTAATCTGTTGTTATTTCTGATATTCTGTATAAAGGGTAAGTCCGTTTATATGAcgatatgttttttgtttttttttatttgaactcgctgtcaaatattttatgaattgTTAGACAATGCGTTTATGGTCTTACACATGAAAGGCCACAGGATGGGTTTCTATGGGTGGGCGTTGATGCTGATCCCCGGAAGGGATTTATAGTTGGCATGACTAAGTTGGTCCGTATGACCAACATGTTGctacagtaaaataattatatttttagtgTCAGTGTAGTTGGGAAGCGCAGTGAGCTCAGTGACCACAAATAACTACATTTGCCGGACAATAGTAAATACAGAAAGCCCCTAACTATATTTGTGAGAAAACTGCATGTTTTGTAAATGATTAATTGAAACTATCGTCTGTCATTTGCTTGTAActttaacttttcatttttatttaacaataaataaaactattgttCTGCGTTTTCTAGAGTTTTAGACAAACTGTGTAATAACCAAAATATATTAGTAAGCTAATTTACTATAAATAGTTTCAGAACTAGCAGTGTAATATCGCCTATTAGCTATGTTGCGCTTGTGCATCGATAATCTTTTTCAACTAAATTAAAGTGGATTCTAAACAATAAAGCGTGGCATGTTCACAGTAAGTAATTTGTTAGTTTCCCCGCTTTTCATTTCCCTGTAAGTGTAAGATATTTGATATTATTCAATTACTGTGATTAGGTTTGGCTCTTTATCCAATTGTTTaggaaaatatttcaataaatacAGGCCTGTTTATTACAAGCTGTTTAGTCTTTGTGGTAGTTTCATCTAAGTAAGCAAGGCTAGACATTTGTCTCATCTATGCCAACCACATTATAGAACCCCATCCGCTGAAACACATCCCTTCCAGATTCTATTATTATCCTTTTTTCGTTATTGAAACCACCCCTCACTCGTCTTTTCGCGTTGCTGTAGCTGTTTCTAATATGAGGACATGCGTGATAGATTTGGCAAACCATATGCAGCTTTCTTGTACCATAGCCCACCCACGTCAGTCTCGTCGCCTGCTGGCCTCGGGTATCAATACGATTACGGGCAGGAAATGTGGGAATCCCAAACAAAGAGGTCCATCATTAAACGCAAACAGCCCAAGGCCCGTTGAAATGAAAAACGCACTCCCGGAGCTTCGACTGACTGTCTTTTATCTCCGAATGCCAACGAAATCTTTTGCTTTAATCCTGCCAACGGTACAACTTGTGGACTTTATTTTTGCCGTGTCTTCACGCGATTATGGCCTGTGCAAGTGATAGTGCGCGGTCTTAAAATTTAAACGCACtctttaaattatataaatgccAAAAGCCTAATGTTTCTATTAAAATGAGACATTTATTGGGACCGTAATTCTAGATTTTCTTTTTGAATTTTCGTTATTCGTTAGCTTGTACGATAGGGTAAATATTCGTCATCTTTAACTGCATTAATGATTAGAAttaattagttattattattattattattattattattattattattattattattattattattattatgctatAGGGACTCTTGATTGGCTAGCATCACTATTTCTAACTGGTTCATTGACTAATTggtatacaatatataacatAATGTGCACCGTCAGGTTATGAAAATTTCAATTTCAAATGGTGTCAAATATTTTATGCGATGATCtaacaaatattttaagtatGTCTGGCATTTTTTCTCTATAATCTAGGTTACATAATTTATAGTTTCCGGCTGTAAATCTGCGTTATAATCCGACCGATATGACTAAACTGCTTCACCCGATATAGGATACAGGtctataattatttaatttacagcTGGTGGTCTATACCGCACGATTAATTTGTGTACGTTTTACTGCTTTGCACAATCAAAGGTAAACTCgattaatcaaataaaaataatgcaacGTACTTCAGAATACTTACTTAATACTTCaaataaagcacttttgaaaTAGATAAATTACCCAAtgaaaaaagtatttaattCGAAATAACAGATCAGCACtaggtgtggtttttttttgtttgtttgttttgttgttgttttttttgaaaGAAGACGCCGTGGTTCTAAGAGTGTGCTTTAAACGTcatgtgtattttaatttacatatttgtttggGAAGAGAAATATAACCTAGGCCAATCACACATGTGAAAATCTGATGTATATAGTAAtcataaaaatgttattgtattataggctttgtttggtttaaaacaaaatgttcgcacattaaaatgacacattCCTTGTGTCAATCTAATGTTTATGATGAAAAATTTGTATAGATCGGACGGTTGTTCGTATTGGTAAGCTACTGTTTCTCAGAAGTGGCTCTCCTTCACAAATACTTCATAATGACATCACAGTCATCTGATCCAGCCTGGGCGCAGCGCAGAGGAAATCCAGTTGGTTTGGAGAGGGTGCTGGACATTGCTGTGAATGTATCCCGTGCCATCGCCAGTTGTTTTTGCCCCTGGGTCAAatattgtgaaatgttttgacGTGAACTGGAGAAACAGTGACGCGAAttagaggggttttttttgtttgtttatctggtTTATTGGCTGCTGTTCAATGTAATTCTTTAGTGATCCGAAGAAGCATATGAGCATAGGCTGTACTTCACGGCGCGATCTGCtgaagtgaagagcagagactcGAGCGCGAAAATCCTCTCGTCTCCCACCTGTTGAGACGGGGGAACGTGGTGCCGTTTGTGGATTACTATGACATTGGATACAGATTTAATGGACGACTTCGTTATTGACGTAGTAGGAGAATGTAGTAAAGATTCGGGAGAAGAGAACCTCTCTAACTTATCTCTCGTGGACGCGAAAGTGTCCGACCGAGGATTGAACTCTGATAGTCGTTTTGATGATAAGGGAAAAGATGCCCTGGCAGCCAGGAGCCCTCCAGCGCCGAACCAAAGTACCTCGGTGAAGCCACCATACTCTTACATTGCTTTGATAACGATGGCCATTCTTCAGAGCCCAAAGAAGCGACTCACCCTCAGCGAGATATGCGATTTCATCAGCCACCGGTTCGtgtactacagagagaaatttccAGCTTGGCAGAACTCTATCAGGCATAATCTGTCGCTAAATGACTGCTTCGTCAAAATGCCCCGCGAGCCTGGCAACCCAGGCAAAGGAAACTACTGGACCCTGGATCCGAACTCGGCGGATATGTTCGAAAACGGAAGCTTTCTACGAAGAAGGAAACGCTTCAAACGACAACATTTCAAATTCAGCATGCTCAGAGAGCAGTCAATAGAACCAAGCGGCTTTCTAAATCTATCCTACAGTACGTACGGGCTAGGTGCATCCTGTGTGCAATTACCAAGTCTGGATATTTATCCATTTAGCTGCCATCATCACAACCCCACGTCTTGCGCACCGAGCGTCCCGCCTGTAGGCAGCATTCTTCCGGcactgtcatctgttttttcAAGGAATTCTTTCCCTACGAAGACTTTACCTACGTCGCAGCCTTTGACAGCGGAGTCATTAACCGCTGGGCGAAGCAATGGTTTGACCGCTCCACTCAACCCATGCTCTCCATATGCGTCACCTGCTGTCTTTCACCCTGTAGCATTTCCTCAGTTTCTCAGCCTTCAGTATGAATACCAGAAATTGCAAACATTGAGAGGTAACCCGGACATGTCTAATAAACATGTATACTTGGGCAATGTCATTAATTAGTAGCGGTTCAAGAAAGACTTCTTACTCTTCTCAGGAAATACGTTTGTGGAACGTTTCAGAGTGCAGGTATAATAGGAGATCTCTAGTGACACAGTGGACGCTGAACTTcatttttgagagagagagagagagagagagagagagagagagagagagagagagagagattctcgACTAAAGACTGATTTATGGGCTAGTTAAtgcttaaaataatttcttatcTTGTATTTCATAGCCTATAACTGAAGTGCTttgaatgaattaaaaaatatttaaattacgAATTTCCCCTTTATTgtttaaaaggaaataaaacgAATTTGGTAAAATACACCATTTGTCTTAGGTTAAATAGATCTgacaactttttttaaatagcaaatTCTCGTTTAACGTAATACGTTAAAGACGATTAAGTGCTATTGttgtattatgttaaaatgtcagCAAATTTTAGAAATGTGTCATTCCAGTCAACAATTTAATTATTCCACGCCATCTAAATATGTTTCTCAACGTTATATTATTGCGATTAgtctcatttttatttagatatCCTAAATAACGCTGGATTCTGATTGTAATATATTCCAAATGCGATTAATCTCATTTGTCATAACAGCCCTATGTTAAATGTGTAACAATTGTTTTATATCTATAGTTTAGAGTGTAACGTAAtcttcaataaaacaaatttaatttgagaaactgaaatgtttaaatttcaATATGAGAGCACCTCTAGAGTAAATAGTGTAATCAGTCTCTCATCCCGTCGGAAGAGGCCGAGGAAGTACAAGCAATAAGCTTTTAAACAGTGCAGTGCACTAAAGGTTCAAACCCCTGTTCTTCTTTAGAAACCCAGCGGGATCTATGtcataaaatgcaaatgatttcTATTCGTGCTGTAACTAGCTATTAAATGCTACATATACCGTGCGGGCCTGTGATTCTGTCTCTCAATATGTTTCACCACATGTGCTGAAATTATATGTCAATTTGAATGAAAGATTTTGCCAGGCTAAAATTCAATGATAACACTTTGTAATCTTGTAGGTCGTGTGAaagtgtatttgttttaatgtgatcataaatgcattttatgtcCATGTAATGAGACAGATCATCACACCTAACTATGACCATATTTTCCGTAGAGCGTATATTATAAATAATCGTTTCAAGACATGACGTAACGGTTTTTGCAGCTGTGCCCAATTCTTAGATAGCGGGCAAATTGTAGACCTAACAAGAGTATCAGTTAAATATCATTTCATCGTCTTGTTTGTAGTGCGTAGGCCACTCGTAGCCAAGCCCTGTCTAAACCATATGACAATCTGCATAACATTTTGTTTCAAAGGTTTCTTCTGGCCCTAGACAGCACAACAGTGCATGATAGATAAATTCTTTCAGTCATCAGTCAAACTCTGTAGGAACTCGTTTAAACTATAGACGTAAAATCTAACTGAACACTGCTTATTTCACTCAACACTGTTTTAACGTGTGAGGCTAATGTGGGTATTTTGAGAGGTAATGTTTATGTTACAAGAAAACAGATGTCAAATTTTAAGTTCTTTTGATTTTCTCAAGACAGGTGACCCTGgtctgctttttaaatgtggtCATAAACCTGAGCATCatgacaaaattaattttgattgaCAATCCCATGTCAATTCCATGtcaaaattaatttgttaaGTTAGCTATAGCCTGCTATACACAGAATACTCACTTCGAGAATTCGAGATAAAGGAAGGAATTATTAAAGCTGAAATTATACAACGCACCAACACCTTTCTTAGCCTGCAATTTGACTGATTACATGCGCAACGTACCTTGACAGCATTGGTGAGTATTACACAATGGCTTTGTTGTTTATCATATCGAAGCTTTTGGCAATATTCTCCTgagtaaaataaatagaaagatTGGTACCGTATGGTGAGATATCCAGTTGCGTAACGGCAGAACGTAGCtactctttttctgtttttctaaatTTAATTCAGGAAGTTGATTAATCTGTACCTCTAACAAATTTTAAGCATTTGCGGTTCTCTCAGTAACGATCTCAATGGAAAGTGGTGCCCTATGTAACCAGTTCTGTCATCTCACTTACAGACGGTCCTACCCTAAGCAGGCTGGGGTTTAGCTGTATCTGGTAATAAACGTATCTGGTATCATAATATCTTTTGACAGTTGCCGATTAATCCTCATAGCATGATTTTAGACAccatattaaaattaattaaccaTAAATATTATAGATAAAAATAGGATTCGTGGTTGTTGAGCATGCCGTTGCTCAACGATATTTTGCGGTTATTAAAGGTGCCGAGAGTCAAAGCTTAGCTAAATCTCAAGTGCACAGGCTGCGGATTAGCTTCAGGATACAGCTAATAGTATCCTGTGGCAAAATCATAAACCCAGAACGAATTTTCAGAGCTTGGACTACCGTCCTTATGAGAGCATTACTGGTGTCTCTAAAACCGGAGTCTTCATTCCCTATGGGAATTTATCTAAGAGATGCAAGGGGCAAAGACATACAGGCAGAGAGAGTTGGTACAGCAGTCATTCTGACAGACACGCTCTTGAGATAAGGGATGGAGGAGTGAAATCTCTGCACCTGACAAAAtaagaggagacagagggagaaagagagatttttCTGGTAGGTTGCATCTGCCTTTGGattacagacatttttttaCTTCTACTTCATGGAGTTAGCATTGGAAAGATTCCTCTGTCACTTGTGCCGAATAACTTTCTGTTTATAGCCTGGTCCCTGTAGAATAACAAGAAGACACTTCTTTACTCTGGCCATCCAAGGCTGTCGCTGAACTAACCCTCGCATCATGTTTACATTAGAACCTCTTCCTTCTGTGCTTTGCCACATCTGAGCTAGACATCTCATCCTCCACTGAAACTCACTTAATCACaagctttttttcctctgcaaTGATTTGTAAAAGAATGTTTAGGAAGACCCTTAATTCCACATGAAATAAGTCATTTCTTGGTAAAAGTCAGCTAAAATAAACCTTGGTCTTAAATTGAATACGTCATCCCCTAAAACTCCACAGCATGCTCAATCAACATCATATTAGGCATGTTAATAATATTATGAATGTGATGAATAGCTATGTCTGTGACGCCCCTTCTGCAGGGTTGCCAGTGAAAACCCTGTGCGTCCCTGCACGGTGCTTTATCAGCTATAACGTATCATAGCTCATATCTTCCCTCTGATGCGAAAAGCCTTTTCATGTGGATAAAACACATCCAGGTTCAGCTTTCGAGGACCTACTCATGTCTGACACCAGAGGCAACCACTCTTTCCTGCTCTGTAATGCCAAGCCAAACAGGTTAGGCAAAAATCAGCCTTCAGACAGGGGAACCAGCTAATGCAGGCCTCCCCTTGGCAACCACTACGCCAAATTAGAGAGCAGGGTGAGAGAGTTGCACTGTGGGATAGTGCGTTCCTACCATGGCTACCTGCAGAAAGGACAAACTATGCCCCACAGGATGGACTTGTATGTTTGAGGTGGATCCTCTTTTGATTCAAGGCATAGCACATATCAACACTGTATAATATATCAACAAAGATCTTTGAGCATGAAATGGAAAATGGTTCCATTAGGACATCAGGTTGTGATCTTGGACTCAAATAAATCTATTCTATtgctaaaatgtaattataaattgAAATACAAAGATTTGTACAAAGATTTGTTTGTTGAAAGGTGTCTTATGTGGAGCTttggaataaaatgttatttctagATTTGTCTGAGGTACTTGATTGGTTCAGACAAATATTCTTTCTGGtccatgttaaaataaacaaggaAAGGAACCTTCTGAATGTTTTGGTTAGGTTATTGCTCATTAACCACACCAGCCAAGACATTTAATGTTTCTGGAGAACTTGCATTCATTTACCAAAAGTTCACTCATGTAGATTTGTgaggcagaaagaaaaatgaggaAAGCGAGAGTGAGCTGGTCTGGTGTGGTGCGGAGGGAGAGAATtgtaatgagagagaatgagggtgGTATGGAGGCGCTGGCTGCTGTCGGCACTGCACTGGCCACTGAGGTGCCACAAAGATCAGAGGCATGCTCCTCACCCTGCTCTTTGATGACTGACTTagccacacaaacacgcacacaagctATGTCCTTAcaacccatacacacatgtattcaTGCTCATTTTTACCCCAAAATGTAACACCCAGCCTACTTCCCTGCACTCAGAGGCATGTTGGGGCCTTTGGAATTTGCATTCTCTGGCATACCCGACTTCACTTTTTCATCAGTTTGAACTATTCAGTTATATATCAATCCTTTCTTTATGCcacttttctctgttctttttattgagcttgtctgtgtgtctcgtgcgcatgctctctctctgaaaacATGGAGTCTCCATGCACCAGCACTGGGTCTAGTGCTTAAATGTTTGTCACATATTGAAGTAGAGTGTGTATTCAAacacgcatgtgtgtatacgtatgtTTCAGGAAAGGGGATCCTCACACCCCTCATTACCCTTCTCGCCGTTTGCTCTCTTGCTCAAGTGTGCCAGCAGATGACAGCGGCATACTGGAAGAAAGCCACCCAGAAGGGGCATGAGCTCACTACTCAGCCACGTTCACCACCAACAGCTAGGGCAGTGCAGGGGGAGTCGTGGCAACCAGACGGGTGTAAGAGAGATAAGGTGGTTTAGAAAGGTCTACAGCTGAGCTGCTCCTTTTAAAAGGAAGTATTTGTTTGCGTTTGTAGAAATGCTTGTTTTCCTTCCAAATTCAGCCATTCATTGCACAAGAGTTGAACTGACTGCTGTTCCCTATGCAGAAAGGCCCCAATTGTCACCACCTGTTCCCAACCTCCCAGAGGAGTGAGGGGCCtagaaaatatcaaaatatccctcCTGCTCTGATCCATTTGGATTTAATCCTGATCCAATCAGCCTCATTATAACATCTGAGACCAAAAAAGGCAAGCTGTATTTTTACAGCATGTCCGGATATGATGTATTCCAACGGGCGGTGCTTCCCCGCTACCTCCACCACTGCCTGCCTTTCCCTACCCCAACAGAGTCTCTCTGGCTACCCTCTATGGCACCCAGCTGCATTCATGCAGATGGTGCCCTGATGCCCATTCTTGTTGCCTCGGCCCGGTGCCCCCAGGCTTCAGAAGGAAGTCtctgttttcttcttcctcttcatcaggAGGCATAGGCATGGTGTGCCTACCACTACCACGTTGAACTGCTAGGCCTATTCACCCTCCTGTCCCATCAGAGTCAGCAGACATCCGCCAGTAAGACTTGTTCCAG
It encodes the following:
- the zgc:162612 gene encoding forkhead box transcription factor; this encodes MTLDTDLMDDFVIDVVGECSKDSGEENLSNLSLVDAKVSDRGLNSDSRFDDKGKDALAARSPPAPNQSTSVKPPYSYIALITMAILQSPKKRLTLSEICDFISHRFVYYREKFPAWQNSIRHNLSLNDCFVKMPREPGNPGKGNYWTLDPNSADMFENGSFLRRRKRFKRQHFKFSMLREQSIEPSGFLNLSYSTYGLGASCVQLPSLDIYPFSCHHHNPTSCAPSVPPVGSILPALSSVFSRNSFPTKTLPTSQPLTAESLTAGRSNGLTAPLNPCSPYASPAVFHPVAFPQFLSLQYEYQKLQTLRGNPDMSNKHVYLGNVIN